A genomic segment from Drosophila willistoni isolate 14030-0811.24 chromosome 2L unlocalized genomic scaffold, UCI_dwil_1.1 Seg168, whole genome shotgun sequence encodes:
- the LOC6643360 gene encoding uncharacterized protein LOC6643360 isoform X1, with the protein MNKNAGDGSGNDGKNSNKGSGGSNGGGGAGGAGGNPHDPTGLLDAASLFAYWGRDPTGAAAAAASNPLFNSQFNAAAAAGLGLLPNTAGAAANDRYSMAAAAAAAAGAHHHQNTMAVAASQAASLAGLHPASWWSMAQLAAQDYFSRLQASGLSPFPHPDLAAAFGPAAAMGMAGAGAGTNASGAAGGSATGLGGVTGNAGGSGSGGGAGGGGGSSSSSSSKSNKSRKEKRAAQQQQQQQQQQQSLANSINAAAAAAAAAAANNPAAALASMHGFGVPGSSLSSVSTGSGSIPTSSGGGGHGGYKSTASAYGKPSTMTSTSSLSSNPGSAYDPVTLHKELLAMQAVAAAASGSSSNSSSGKKSGGGSSSSSLHGHLTGVGGGGGSSGSSVGMMSGSKSSTNVSSSNASLGGLHSNNPLMSPHSALVSGAGMGGGSAGSNSSSSSGKDRDKNNPSLNALNSLTQFGALGMTPQQSMQSMQAAMNAFAASTTSAGSAGAGGGHSVSSQQQQGGAGGGIGNTNAGAGGKAKDYLSGAGMMSSNEHPSLLGVRLPPDTEIIKYTSSIVGPKIPGTTSRGRKKTISETEQQQQNTQQQKQQQQHQVEHLLQQQQKDLDTTTNAISSLLAFPGLSPAKRARLEMEYAAMAAAAQQQQQLHGMLGAAAAAAAASGMPGMSGLPTSLEQLSGVVVGGGGTKGGVSSSSGGGGVGGSSSSSSTITSSGAQSGGSSSAISQQQQLQQQNRGDLSASSSASNDRVEVIKLPPTITSNGAYNLSNKGKEIHDLTTDHGPGAGVNLSLKSNNLSSAGGVGGAGGGAAGGAGTGAVGSASNPITIDDFDAPLNLSMKPSDKSNSQSTSSTSVTNLASDYQTGGGGQSASGGSAAGGSSNSLQSLSSITAALGGTGGMPGGASGVTSPAPHMGGAGGGVISAGGSSAVGGSNSNSGSNSSSYKEGRPRNLGRGVSKPKKNTVASLLAQSRAVGLKPMLATQQLLQQGADIEKIRLALSEANAHMETSTDSESMAAESGLSESESEDANIHNVSELRVPLELGWKRDTVIRGLTKQGQIRGEVTYYAPNSVAPLKTIGQVFAHLEQQPSSLTRENFSFSARAIVGSFLQPAPPPYANDGEYIRMTDEDVAKRLEDLKVFTRQTLNVEQRIEIAKQQQAMRDAKKQQKEELARNKEKARQEKNAKLEQQRKEKELKNQQAIEERKKRQEELDRLKQEELIKKQQEKEKRRQEAILAKEQELQKQKELLLAAEMERERRRQHMNLIRMLEVRRKFEEREKKKHQLVLDRLILRERRMAERKRDADILQLIRRPNEDSEMPQEIAVPELERIAGNRLPGQAMADLLMVFEFLHNFGETLGFDMESLPSLQNLHDALISDSNADAEEELLSVMTHLLVCAIEDPGVPNPGRHTTLLGQSLRNADITNSNVSEILRIYLYATATGEIRQMYGITVDRERERRVPDHHQLDADSATHSAKNQEYYKLLHENDTWKLSHYLKDRPFVALNPTRKAQMLAHLCNDLLMNKAVLRQIDGSLETCAQMRKEKYMTDMKVRKYKALHMRKARIEAYEKAQAEREAAMQALMAQQKLDAERLALAKQAEAEAAAAIAVVPVDGENSKAEVSGETTTNNGGEKEDETKDPEAAAATTTTTTQPMEVDSNDKEETAPATPAAVGAPSTLQLGAGATGDSLVSPTKMTAVPISTTTATTISGGEQCAATIATPTYQHNGSATTTPTNSASLVTVAAAGDALLQAKKTGARNSINEDGQHPDVSISIEDDLSDLDSEITNVEEDEDNRLSADELQKKLDKIVRASLNCKEALEKSTNQLRAACFGQDRFWRRYWKLPKAGGIFIEALESAQNDICGYHEALEGMDEQATDREEEKKAESVDGDAAAAAAEQDEPMDVDEDVDANDKKAVEEPPLASEQPQADAEQQQHQEEDDDDDDDCTEINKVEPEIVDLGDDDDDPPKSDPTAPPPPPPLPAPRPEIKVKSEMELMGPPPTVISTKTDFEAEIKIPTIPGLIPTINNNNNNANVNDFTNMMNMNNMGSNINNINMNINNCDKMDLTSIKAEMDLKKEDDCIIVSTTTIGDDSPKWFSIVKREVPLISELPAEDGGVVSQELQHSYANQNCYAQLQLQGHPWDLINNMQYYSIPMDECKVEPTKYTQECIFSLSGLDEKQMQAKIDEYAVKMSSSGTGTGTDAANLTVSKNGLGSPHPPSETDEELKKTTTTTKSETEEKFFRLGSEVPPDTGGGTGAGPGVGATAAAGAGAGAGETEIEVKPKIELRLDEALSQAYYHNIANMSLSSVQTYIPIDIPLPLSMTPDEHRLLEQVKLAGFPEKVHGVYVPRRHRYGWWQLNDEQKLRQLVKSLNPSGLRERELQENLQRFLTLEQPLGVNYLLKEHETEVVEYMMPDKPNDWNPKVAKRVELALLEQLESLEDKIASASMQLKNWQLPNRIENELNLEQEDVSEEDFVSIIPMIRERIIDLEANIERRYLKPPLGSQTGDAHLAVIAQNQHTSTQTQNSASAAAYLLQMQQQQQQQQQQQQLVGQQQQQQHQQQLGNNTNNSSNLNPSSFNERTMALAAIAAAANPPILDGSSANPAECTSGNVSPASNCDSDKDEKVENIPKGLVQWRDAVSRSHTTAQLAMALYVLESCVAWDKSIMKAYATKSSKPSTKKKGGTKKQATPKKQQQNTKAKPPPPPSSSKSTTPKKKQKTEETAATPSLSIKINLKALAKANQNGQQDQSDSEASSSSSTSASNSDSDFGTRRRNKTKTKTKNKTNKTTPTATGTVTATGKRRRSATTTNSCKYSNSLQNCQFCTSGENEDKLLLCDGCDKGYHTYCFKPKMDNIPDGDWYCYECVNKATNERKCIVCGGHRPSPVGKMIYCDLCPRAYHADCYIPPLLKVPRGKWYCHGCITRAPPPKKRSGGSSSKSRRDRDASTAAKRRNDKQLTSGPGSLEQIAVGDVQPQQQQQQQQQQQQILLNASQQSLNSSHDESMTSLPAPLSPAHSVASATFDEQHHNNSIDGSRFPTTTHNNGGVPLAETEGSASGGVTATSYPPYPPPSNFATTGMANRTPPSLPQPLQFNTAMSPRAVTPTRTPTPTPTPPPPPGPQLQPPTPTAAAPIVMQASPTALNVTCQSPTQPMTMPSPRACTPTPPATGAGNATQMSPPPINIHAIQEAKEKLKQEKKEKHATKKLMKELSVCKTLLGEMELHEDSWPFLLPVNTKQFPTYRKIIKSPMDLSTIKKKLQDLSYKTREDFCVDVRQIFDNCEMFNEDDSPVGKAGHGMRKFFESRWGELTDKHS; encoded by the exons ATGAATAAAAATGCCGGCGATGGCAGCGGCAACGACGGCAAAAACTCAAACAAAGGTAGTGGAGGCTCCAATGGCGGCGGTGGGGCTGGTGGCGCCGGCGGTAATCCCCATGATCCTACAGGACTCTTAGATGCTGCGTCACTTTTTG CGTATTGGGGTCGTGACCCCACTGGAGCCGCTGCTGCGGCCGCCTCCAATCCTCTATTCAATTCGCAATTTaatgctgccgctgccgccggCTTAGGTCTTTTGCCAAATACAGCTGGAGCCGCTGCCAACGATCGTTATTCAATGGCCGCGGCAGCAGCCGCAGCGGCAGGAGCCCATCATCATCAGAATACCATGGCTGTGGCGGCATCACAGGCCGCCAGTTTGGCAGGTCTGCATCCAGCAA GCTGGTGGTCTATGGCCCAATTAGCTGCCCAGGACTATTTCAGTCGCCTGCAGGCATCAGGTCTTTCACCATTTCCTCATCCCGATTTGGCAGCAGCATTTGGTCCAGCTGCTGCCATGGGTATGGCTGGTGCAGGCGCTGGCACAAATGCAAGTGGCGCAGCAGGTGGAAGTGCAACTGGCTTAGGTGGTGTTACAGGCAATGCGGGCGGTAGTGGatctggtggtggtgctggagGAGGAGGCGGATCGTCGAGTTCTTCAAGCAGTAAATCGAACAAGTCGCGGAAGGAGAAACGAGCCgcccagcaacagcagcaacaacaacaacagcaacagagtCTGGCCAACAGTATAAACGCAGCGGcggctgctgcagcagcagctgcagccaACAATCCAGCAGCAGCATTGGCCAGCATGCATGGTTTTGGTGTACCCGGCAGCAGTCTGTCATCGGTGAGCACAGGCAGTGGTTCGATACCAACTAGTAGTGGCGGAGGAGGACATGGTGGCTACAAG AGCACTGCCAGTGCTTATGGTAAACCATCGACTATGACAAGCACTAGTAGCTTGTCTAGTAATCCTGGCTCTGCTTATGACCCTGTGACCCTGCATAAAGAGCTGCTGGCCATGCAGGCGGTGGCCGCAGCAGCCTCTGGCTCTAGTTCAAACAGTTCCTCGGGCAAAAAATCTGGAGGAGGCAGTTCCTCATCATCATTGCATGGCCATTTGACTGGCgtgggtggtggtggtggatcCAGTGGTAGTAGTGTTGGCATGATGTCCGGCAGTAAATCTTCCACCAATGTCAGTTCCAGCAATGCCTCATTGGGCGGCCTGCATTCAAACAATCCTCTAATGTCACCTCACTCGGCTCTAGTTAGTGGTGCTGGGATGGGTGGTGGCAGTGCGGGTTCTAATTCTTCCTCTTCATCGGGCAAGGATCGTGATAAGAATAATCCCTCATTAAATGCCCTCAATTCGTTGACCCAATTCGGTGCTTTGGGTATGACACCGCAGCAAAGTATGCAGAGTATGCAGGCGGCGATGAATGCATTTGCGGCTAGTACCACTTCGGCTGGTTCTGCAGGAGCTGGAGGTGGACACTCTGTAAGtagtcagcagcagcagggaggagcaggaggaggTATTGGCAACACAAATGCAGGAGCTGGTGGGAAAGCTAAGGATTATCTAAGTGGAGCGGGCATGATGAG CAGCAATGAGCATCCATCTTTGTTAGGAGTTCGCCTTCCACCCGATACGGAGATCATTAAGTACACATCATCTATTGTTGGTCCCAAAATTCCTGGTACTACATCACGCGGTCGTAAAAAGACCATTTCCGAaacagaacaacaacaacaaaacacacaacaacagaaacaacaacaacaacaccaagtCGAACACTtactccaacaacaacagaaagaTCTTGATACCACAACAAATGCAATTTCCTCTCTACTTGCATTTCCAGGTCTCAGTCCCGCCAAGCGGGCTAGACTAGAAATGGAGTATGCCGCCATGGCAGCAGCtgcgcaacaacaacaacaactccaCGGCATGTtgggagcagcagcagcagccgctgcAGCATCTGGTATGCCTGGCATGAGTGGATTACCCACATCACTGGAACAATTAAGCGGTGTCGTCGTCGGCGGCGGTGGCACAAAGGGTGGAGTCTCATCATCCAGTGGCGGAGGTGGTGTCGGCGGCTCCTCCTCATCATCGTCAACAATCACCAGCAGTGGCGCACAGAGTGGTGGCTCATCGTCGGCCATttctcagcagcagcagctccagCAACAGAATCGCGGAGATTTATCAGCCTCGTCATCGGCATCCAATGATCGTGTTGAGGTTATCAAATTGCCACCAACAATCACCTCAAACGGAGCATACAATCTATCCAATAAGGGTAAAGAAATCCATGATCTTACTACAGATCATGGACCCGGAGCCGGTGTTAATTTAAGCCTAAAATCCAATAATCTAAGCTCAGCTGGTGGCGTTGGAGGCGCTGGCGGAGGAGCGGCAGGTGGAGCAGGTACTGGAGCTGTTGGTTCCGCCTCCAATCCCATAACGATTGATGATTTCGATGCACCACTCAATTTGTCCATGAAACCCTCGGATAAGAGCAATTCCCAGTCTACATCATCAACGAGTGTAACAAATTTGGCAAGTGATTATCAGACCGGAGGTGGTGGACAATCCGCATCTGGAGGATCAGCTGCTGGTGGTTCATCAAATAGTCTACAAAGTCTGAGTTCGATTACCGCTGCTTTGGGTGGCACTGGAGGAATGCCCGGCGGCGCTAGTGGTGTAACCTCACCAGctccccatatgggaggagcCGGCGGCGGTGTCATATCAGCAGGAGGCAGTTCAGCTGTTGGTGGTTCGAATTCTAATTCAGGATCCAATTCGAGTTCATACAAGGAAGGACGTCCACGCAATTTGGGACGCGGCGTATCGAAACCCAAAAAGAATACTGTCGCTTCTCTGCTGGCTCAATCTCGGGCAGTGGGCTTAAAACCCATGCTGGCCACTCAACAACTACTTCAACAGGGAGCTGATATA GAGAAAATTCGTTTGGCTTTGAGTGAGGCTAATGCCCACATGGAAACCTCCACAGATTCCGAAAGCATGGCTGCCGAGAGTGGCCTATCCGAATCGGAGTCAGAAGATGCCAATATACACAATGTGTCCGAGTTACGTGTACCCTTGGAATTGGGTTGGAAGCGCGATACTGTTATACGGGGATTAACCAAACAGGGACAAATACGCGGCGAGGTTACATACTATGCGCCCAATAGTGTGGCTCCACTTAAGACCATTGGCCAGGTTTTTGCT CACTTGGAACAGCAACCATCCAGTCTTACGCGTGAGAATTTCAGTTTCTCTGCCCGTGCGATTGTGGGCTCATTTCTGCAACCGGCTCCTCCGCCATATGCCAATGATGGTGAATACATACGCATGACCGATGAGGATGTGGCCAAACGTCTGGAGGATTTAAAAGTCTTCACTCGTCAAACTCTCAATGTGGAGCAACGCATTGAGATAGCCAAGCAACAGCAGGCCATGCGTGATGCCAAGAAGCAACAAAAAGAGGAACTTGCTCGCAACAAGGAGAAGGCTCGTCAAGAGAAAAATGCCAAGCTGGAGCAGCAACGCAAAGAGAAGGAACTTAAGAATCAACAGGCTATTGAA GAGCGCAAAAAACGGCAAGAGGAATTGGATAGGCTCAAGCAGGAGGAATTGATTAAGAAGCAACAG GAGAAAGAGAAGCGACGTCAGGAAGCAATTTTAGCTAAGGAACAG GAAttacaaaagcaaaaggaacTACTGCTGGCTGCCGAAATG GAACGTGAACGCCGTCGTCAGCATATGAATCTTATTCGCATGTTGGAAGTTCGCCGCAAGTTTGAAGAGCGTGAGAAGAAGAAACATCAATTGGTTTTGGATCGTCTGATTTTGCGGGAGCGTCGGATGGCAGAACGTAAGAGAGATGCTGATATCCTTCAATTGATACGACGACCCAATGAGGATTCGGAAATGCCACAAGAAATCGCTGTGCCAGAATTGGAGCGTATTGCTGGCAATCGATTGCCTGGACAGGCTATGGCTGATCTTCTTATGGTGTTTGAGTTCTTGCACAACTTCGGTGAGACACTTGGATTCGATATGGAATCGTTGCCATCATTGCAGAATTTGCATGATGCTCTGATCAGTGACAGCAATGCCGATGCCGAGGAAGAATTGCTGTCGGTGATGACTCATTTGCTGGTCTGTGCCATTGAGGATCCGGGTGTGCCCAATCCGGGCAGACATACCACACTGTTGGGACAATCGTTGCGAAATGCTGATATAACCAATTCGAATGTATCTGAGATTTTGAGAATCTATTTGTATGCCACTGCAACGGGAGAAATACGTCAAATGTATGGCATCACAGTGGATCGTGAGCGGGAACGTCGTGTGCCCGATCATCATCAATTGGATGCAGATTCGGCAACACATTCGGCCAAGAATCAAGAGTACTACAAGCTGCTCCATGAGAATGATACGTGGAAATTGTCACATTATCTCAAAGATCGTCCATTTGTGGCCTTGAATCCGACTAGAAAGGCCCAAATGTTGGCCCACCTTTGCAACGATTTGCTGATGAATAAAGCGGTCCTCCGCCAAATTGATGGCAGTCTGGAAACATGTGCCCAGATGAGGAAAGAGAAGTACATGACGGACATGAAGGTACGCAAGTATAAGGCCCTTCATATGCGTAAGGCGCGCATTGAGGCTTATGAGAAGGCCCAAGCAGAACGAGAAGCAGCCATGCAAGCTCTAATGGCCCAGCAGAAACTCGATGCAGAACGCTTAGCACTCGCCAAGCAGGCTGAGGCGGAAGCAGCCGCTGCCATTGCTGTGGTTCCAGTTGATGGAGAGAATTCCAAGGCGGAAGTTAGTGGCGAAACAACTACCAATAATGGCGGGGAAAAAGAAGATGAAACCAAGGATCcagaggcagcagcagcaacaacaacaacaacaacacagccAATGGAAGTGGATAGTAATGATAAAGAAGAAACTGCTCCAGCCACTCCAGCTGCAGTTGGCGCTCCGTCGACTCTTCAGTTAGGAGCAGGAGCTACTGGTGACTCCTTAGTCAGCCCAACAAAGATGACTGCTGTTCCCATTAGCACCACGACAGCCACCACCATCAGCGGTGGGGAACAGTGCGCCGCCACTATTGCCACGCCCACCTATCAACATAATGGCTCAGCGACGACGACGCCGACAAACAGCGCTTCGCTTGTTACGGTTGCTGCCGCCGGCGATGCCCTCTTGCAGGCCAAGAAAACCGGAGCCCGCAATTCCATCAACGAGGATGGACAACATCCCGATGTTAGTATCAGCATTGAGGATGATCTCTCCGATCTGGATTCGGAAATCACAAATGTGGAAGAGGACGAGGATAATCGCCTGAGTGCCGATGAGTTGCAAAAGAAGCTGGACAAGATTGTACGTGCGTCACTCAATTGCAAAGAGGCTTTGGAGAAGAGCACAAATCAGCTAAGGGCCGCATGCTTTGGCCAGGATAGATTTTGGCGTCGCTATTGGAAACTACCGAAAGCGGGAGGCATATTCATTGAGGCCCTGGAGTCGGCACAGAATGATATATGTGGCTATCATGAGGCACTGGAGGGTATGGACGAGCAGGCAACGGATagagaggaagaaaaaaaGGCAGAATCAGTGGATGGggatgcagcagcagcggcagccgAACAAGATGAGCCGATGGATGTCGATGAAGACGTTGATGCTAATGACAAAAAGGCAGTGGAGGAACCACCACTTGCTTCAGAACAGCCACAAGCGGATgcggagcaacagcagcaccaGGAGgaagacgatgatgatgacgatgattgCACTGAGATCAACAAAGTCGAACCCGAAATTGTTGATCttggcgatgatgatgatgatccgCCCAAGAGTGACCCAACGGCTCCGCCACCACCGCCTCCACTACCAGCACCTCGTCCCGAAATTAAGGTGAAATCAGAAATGGAGCTAATGGGACCACCACCCACAGTTATTTCAACAAAAACCGATTTCGAGGCTGAGATTAAGATACCCACCATTCCTGGCCTGATACCCACaatcaataataacaacaataatgcCAATGTCAACGATTTTACCAACATGATGAACATGAACAACATgggcagcaacatcaacaacatcaacatGAACATTAACAATTGTGATAAGATGGACTTGACGTCCATTAAAGCCGAGATGGATTTGAAAAAGGAAGATGACTGCATTATAGTGTCCACCACAACAATTGGTGATGATTCACCCAAATGGTTCTCGATTGTCAAACGGGAAGTCCCACTGATTAGCGAATTGCCTGCCGAAGATGGCGGTGTCGTTTCGCAGGAACTTCAGCATAGCTATGCCAATCAGAATTGTTATGCCCAGTTGCAATTGCAGGGTCATCCATGGGATTTGATTAATAATATGCAATATTATTCTATACCCATGGACGAGTGTAAAGTGGAGCCGACCAAATACACCCAGGAATGTATATTCTCGTTGAGTGGCTTGGATGAGAAGCAAATGCAGGCCAAAATTGATGAATATGCTGTGAAAATGAGTTCATCAGGAACAGGAACGGGAACAGATGCCGCCAATTTAACAGTGTCAAAAAACGGTCTGGGCTCTCCTCATCCGCCCAGCGAGACTGATGAGGAGTTAAAAaagacaacgacaacaacgaaaTCCGAAACGGAGGAAAAGTTTTTTCGTTTAGGCAGTGAAGTCCCACCAGACACTGGGGGTGGGACTGGGGCTGGGCCTGGAGTTGGAGCTACAGCAgcagctggagctggagctggagctggtgAAACCGAAATTGAAGTAAAGCCAAAAATTGAGCTACGCTTGGATGAGGCGCTCTCGCAGGCCTACTATCACAATATAGCCAATATGTCGTTGAGCAGTGTCCAAACATATATACCCATTGATATTCCATTGCCCCTCTCCATGACCCCCGATGAGCATCGTCTGCTGGAACAAGTGAAATTGGCTGGCTTTCCTGAAAAAGTTCATGGTGTCTATGTGCCACGAAGGCATCGCTATGGCTGGTGGCAACTCAACGATGAGCAGAAATTGCGTCAACTGGTGAAATCGTTAAATCCATCCGGATTAAGGGAACGTGAACTTCAGGAGAATTTGCAACGTTTCCTCACCCTGGAGCAACCGTTGGGAGTTAACTATTTGCTCAAGGAGCATGAAACGGAAGTCGTTGAGTACATGATGCCCGATAAGCCAAACGATTGGAATCCTAAGGTGGCCAAACGTGTGGAATTGGCTCTGCTAGAGCAACTCGAATCGTTGGAAGATAAAATCGCCAGTGCATCGATGCAGCTTAAAAATTGGCAATTGCCCAATCGCATCGAGAACGAACTCAATCTGGAGCAAGAGGATGTGAGTGAAGAGGATTTCGTTAGCATTATACCCATGATAAGGGAACGCATTATTGATCTGGAGGCAAATATTGAGAGAAGATACCTTAAGCCACCTCTGGGATCCCAAACGGGTGATGCTCATTTGGCTGTGATTGCCCAAAATCAGCATACATCGACACAGACTCAAAATTCCGCATCGGCAGCGGCATATCTTCtgcaaatgcaacaacaacagcagcagcagcaacagcagcaacaattggttggccaacagcagcaacaacaacaccagcaacagcttggtaacaacacaaacaacagcagcaacctTAATCCTTCATCCTTCAATGAACGTACCATGGCCCTGGCAGCAATTGCAGCAGCCGCTAACCCACCCATTCTCGATGGTAGCTCTGCTAATCCAGCTGAATGCACCTCTGGCAATGTCTCACCTGCCAGCAATTGCGATAGCGACAAAGATGAGAAGGTCGAGAATATCCCAAAAGGCCTAGTCCAATGGCGTGATGCAGTTTCTCGTTCGCATACCACTGCCCAACTGGCCATGGCCTTGTATGTTCTTGAATCCTGTGTGGCCTGGGATAAGAGCATCATGAAGGCG tatgcaacgaAAAGTAGCAAACCCAGCACAAAGAAAAAGGGCGGCACCAAAAAGCAGGCTAcaccaaagaaacaacaacaaaacacgaAAGCAaagccgccgccgccgccatcatcatcaaaaTCAACGACTCcgaagaagaaacaaaaaacagaggAAACAGCAGCCACTCCATCATTGAgcattaaaatcaatttaaaagcCTTGGCCAAGGCTAATCAAAATGGTCAACAGGATCAGTCTGATTCTGAGGCCAGTTCCAGTAGCTCGACTTCTGCAAGCAATTCAGACTCGGACTTTGGGACCAGACGAAGGAACAAAACcaagacaaaaacaaagaacaagACAAACAAGACAACACCGACTGCAACTGGGACTGTGACTGCGACTGGGAAACGTCGACGTTCAGCCACTACTACAAACTCTTGCAAATATTCAAATTCCTTACAGAATTGCCAGTTTTGCACATCGGGCGAGAATGAGGATAAACTCCTGCTCTGCGATGGCTGTGATAAGGGCTATCACACATACTGCTTCAAGCCCAAAATGGATAACATACCCGATGGCGATTG GTACTGCTATGAATGTGTCAATAAGGCCACCAATGAGCGCAAGTGCATCGTTTGTGGTGGTCATCGTCCATCTCCAGTGGGCAAAATGATCTATTGTGATCTGTGTCCGCGTGCCTATCATGCTGATTGCTATATACCGCCACTTCTGAAGGTCCCAAGGGGTAAATGGTATTGCCATGGTTGTATAACACGTGCTCCACCTCCGAAAAAACGCAGCGGGGGAAGTAGCAGTAAATCCCGCCGGGATCGTGATGCCAGCACAGCGGCCAAGCGACGGAATGATAAACAGCTAACAAGTGGTCCGGGAAGTTTGGAGCAAATTGCTGTAGGCGATGTTCAaccgcagcagcaacaacagcaacaacaacaacaacaacaaattcttCTCAATGCCTCTCAACAGTCACTAAACTCATCGCACGATGAGTCAATGACCTCATTGCCAGCACCACTAAg TCCTGCCCATTCTGTGGCCTCAGCCACCTTTGATGAACAGCATCATAATAATTCCATTGATGGCTCACGCTTTCCCACAACTACCCACAATAATGGCGGTGTACCCCTAGCTGAAACGGAGGGCAGTGCCAGCGGAGGAGTCACTGCCACCAGTTATCCACCTTATCCGCCACCAAGTAATTTTGCCACAACTGGAATGGCTAATCGTACGCCGCCATCGTTGCCGCAGCCCCTGCAGTTTAATACGGCCATGTCACCACGAGCTGTGACTCCGACCAGAACGCCAACTCCCACGCCAacaccgccaccgccgcccGGTCCACAATTGCAGCCACCGACACCAACGGCTGCTGCTCCGATAGTTATGCAGGCATCGCCAACAGCTTTGAATGTGACCTGTCAATCGCCCACTCAGCCTATGACCATGCCCTCGCCCAGAGCATGCACGCCAACGCCACCCGCCACTGGAGCGGGAAATGCAACACAAATGTCACCACCGCCCATCAATATACATGCCATACAGGAGGCCAAGGAGAAGCTTAAGCAGGAGAAGAAGGAGAAACATGCCACAAAGAAGCTGATGAAAGAGCTCTCCGTCTGCAAGACTCTACTGGGTGAAATGGAG CTACATGAGGATTCTTGGCCATTTCTATTGCCGGTGAATACGAAACAGTTTCCTACATATCGTAAAATCATCAAATCCCCAATGGATTTGTCCacaattaaaaagaaattgcaGGATTTAAG CTACAAAACCCGCGAAGACTTTTGCGTTGATGTACGACAAATTTTCGACAATTGCGAAATGTTCAATGAGGATGATTCTCCCGTTGGCAAGGCGGGTCATGGCATGCGTAAATTCTTTGAATCTCGCTGGGGTGAACTAACCGATAAGCACTCCTGA